From the Pongo pygmaeus isolate AG05252 chromosome X, NHGRI_mPonPyg2-v2.0_pri, whole genome shotgun sequence genome, one window contains:
- the LOC129024736 gene encoding melanoma-associated antigen B10-like: MPRGQKSKLRTRDRRHQARSETQDICGVQATAAGEERPSTSSSPLYGVNLQSSPGAGPSSKSPGPQRAPSTTSTSASVSRTKFDEGAKSQDEEKPSTSQAPPTADLLSTTPLDQKAMLVQFLLRKYNMKEPITKHNMLKYVIKKDKAHFHEILKKASELMVLAFGIDVKEVHPTRHYYVLISKLNRTCEARLSGEEIMPKTGLLMTILCVIFMKGNCATEEDILQVLNVMGIDARKNHPFYGEPKKLITQNFIKERYLERRQVLNSDPVRYEFLWGPRAHAETSKMRVLEFLAKIHDTVPSSLPSLYEEALLDEEERVRGRFAAMLPTSARANARSRVNSSSFTPREV, translated from the coding sequence ATGCCTCGGGGTCAGAAAAGTAAGCTGCGTACCCGTGACAGACGCCACCAGGCTCGAAGTGAGACCCAGGATATCTGCGGTGTTCAGGCCACTGCAGCCGGGGAAGAAAGgccctccacttcctcctctcctctttatGGTGTTAATCTCCAGAGCTCCCCTGGTGCTGGGCCAAGTAGCAAATCTCCAGGCCCTCAGAGAGCCCCATCCACTACTAGTACTTCTGCAAGTGTTTCACGCACAAAATTTGATGAAGGGGCCAAGAgccaagatgaggaaaaaccaagcACCTCCCAGGCACCACCCACCGCTGATCTTTTGAGCACAACCCCTCTAGACCAGAAGGCAATGTTGGTGCAGTTCCTGCTGCGCAAGTACAACATGAAGGAGCCCATAACAAAGCATAACATGCTAAAGTATGTCATCAAAAAGGACAAGGCACACTTCCATGAGATCCTCAAGAAAGCCTCTGAGCTCATGGTGCTGGCTTTTGGCATTGATGTGAAGGAAGTCCATCCAACCAGGCACTACTATGTCCTTATCAGCAAATTGAATCGCACCTGTGAGGCAAGGCTGAGTGGTGAGGAGATCATGCCCAAGACTGGCCTCCTGATGACTATCCTGTGTGTGATCTTTATGAAGGGCAACTGTGCCACTGAGGAAGATATCTTGCAGGTGCTTAATGTAATGGGGATAGATGCCAGAAAGAACCACCCTTTCTATGGGGAGCCCAAGAAGCTCATCACCCAAAATTTCATAAAGGAAAGATACCTGGAGCGCCGGCAGGTACTCAACAGTGATCCTGTGCGGTATGAATTTCTCTGGGGTCCCAGAGCCCATGCAGAAACCAGTAAGATGAGAGTCCTTGAGTTTTTGGCCAAGATCCATGATACTGTCCCCAGTTCCCTTCCATCTTTGTATGAAGAAGCTTTGCTAGATGAAGAAGAGAGAGTCCGAGGCAGATTTGCAGCTATGCTTCCTACTAGTGCCAGGGCCAATGCACGTTCCAGGGTCAATTCCAGCAGCTTCACCCCTAGAGAAGTCTGA
- the LOC129024734 gene encoding LOW QUALITY PROTEIN: melanoma-associated antigen B10-like (The sequence of the model RefSeq protein was modified relative to this genomic sequence to represent the inferred CDS: deleted 1 base in 1 codon), whose protein sequence is MPRGQKSKLRAREKRRQAREEPEPLMGAQATARVGRECSSSSSAHFRSTIQSSNAAKTTSNPHGPQRATSTTTTAAAVSYVRSNESTNNQTEERPRSSQAPAANEHMTRSPLDEKVFILVHYLLYKYQMKELIIKAAMLRDIVQIPRRYFTEILGKVSYHLQMVFGLDLKEMDPDRHIYFLINKLVPTYDAKLSDDRRVPRTGLLMTILGVIFTNGNCATEEQIWRVLNVMGLYEGRRHFIFGEPKKIITQDFVRENYLQYEQVPDSDPPCYQFLWGPRAHVETTKMKVLEFLAKIHDTVPSAFPTWYKEALRDEEERAQVRLAARARIRAVANARSKAIFSRFSHP, encoded by the exons ATGCCTCGGGGTCAAAAGAGTAAGCTTCGTGCCCGTGAGAAACGCCGTCAGGCTCGAGAAGAGCCAGAGCCTCTGATGGGTGCTCAAGCCACTGCAAGAGTGGGAAGAGAatgttcctcctcttcctctgctcATTTCAGGAGTACCATCCAGAGCTCAAATGCTGCCAAGACAACCAGCAATCCCCATGGGCCTCAGAGAGCCACATCCACCACCACTACTGCTGCAGCTGTTTCATATGTAAGATCTAATGAAAGCACCAACAACCAAACAGAGGAAAGGCCAAGATCCTCACAGGCCCCGGCTGCCAACGAGCACATGACCAGAAGCCCTCTAGATGAGAAGGTGTTTATTTTGGTGCATTACCTTCTGTACAAGTATCAAATGAAAGAGCTTATTATAAAGGCAGCTATGCTGAGAGATATAGTCCAAATTCCCAGGAGATACTTCACTGAGATCCTGGGGAAAGTTTCA TATCACCTGCAGATGGTCTTTGGACTTGACCTGAAGGAAATGGATCCAGATAGGCACATCTATTTCCTCATCAACAAACTGGTACCAACCTATGATGCAAAGTTGAGTGATGACAGACGTGTGCCCAGGACTGGCCTGCTGATGACTATCCTGGGTGTGATCTTCACAAATGGTAATTGTGCCACTGAGGAACAAATCTGGCGGGTATTGAATGTGATGGGGTTATATGAGGGGAGGAGGCACTTCATTTTTGGGGAGCCCAAGAAGATCATCACCCAAGATTTTGTGAGAGAAAATTACCTGCAGTATGAGCAAGTGCCCGACAGTGATCCTCCATGCTATCAATTTCTGTGGGGTCCACGAGCTCATGTAGAAACCACCAAGATGAAAGTCCTAGAGTTTTTAGCGAAGATCCACGATACTGTCCCCAGTGCCTTCCCAACCTGGTATAAAGAGGCTTTGAGAGATGAGGAAGAAAGAGCTCAAGTCAGACTTGCAGCAAGGGCTCGCATTAGGGCTGTGGCCAATGCACGTTCCAAGGCCATATTTAGCAGATTCTCCCACCCCTAG